Part of the Legionella cardiaca genome, CACTGACGATAAACATACATCAACAGATAGTTCCATAAAGGGTAATTAGAGAATGTCTAATTTTTTTATAGACAGACCCATTTTTGCTTGGGTGTTAGCGATACTTGTCATGTTGGCAGGGGTAATTGCTATCTTTAATTTACCAATAGCACAATATCCAACCGTAGCACCACCTGCAATTCAAATCGCGGCAACTTATCCAGGGGCTGATGCTGCAACTGTTGCAGACACTGTGACCCAAGTTATTGAACAGAATATGAGCGGGATTGATAAGTTGTTGTATATCTCTTCTCAAAGTGATTCCTCAGGTTCAGTGACTATTACTCTGACCTTTGACGCTAGCGCCGATCCCGACATAGCACAAGTGCAGGTACAAAATAAATTACAACTTGCCATGCCACTGCTTCCTCAAGAGGTGCAGGAATTAGGAGTAAATGTTAAGAAATCTAGTAGTGGTTACCTTCTTGTTCTTGGGGTAATTTCTGAAGATGGGAGCATGGATCAATATGATCTTGCTGACTACCTTGCCTCAAATATCCAAGATCCTGTTAGTCGCCTCAATGGTGTGGGCGATGTCGAGTTATTTGGTGCTCAATATGCCATGCGAATTTGGTTAGATCCTCATAAGCTAAATAATTATCAGTTAATGCCCAGTGATGTAATTCTGGCTATTCGAGCACAAAATAACCAAATTGCCGCTGGACAACTGGGAGGTACGCCCGCTGTTGCTAATCAACAACTTAATGCTTCTATTATTGCTCAAACCCGTCTAAAGACACCGGAGGAGTTTGGAAAAATTTTGTTAAAAGTTAACAAGGATGGTTCTCAAGTTCGTTTAAAAGATGTGGCTCATATCGAATTGGGCGGGGAAAATTACGTTATGATTTCTCGCTATAATGGTACTCCCGCGGCAGGCTTAGGCATTAAACTTGCGACAGGCGCAAACGCGCTTGATACTGCTGCAATAATAAAGAATGAAATTGCTGAAATGGCACCTTTTTTCCCAAAAGGCTTTAAGGTGGTCTATCCCTACGATACAACACCCTTTGTAAAAATTTCTATTGAGGAAGTCGTTAAAACACTCATTGAAGCAATTATTCTCGTTTTTCTGGTGATGTATCTTTTTCTGCAAAATTTTCGTGCGACACTGATTCCAACGATTGCCGTCCCTGTGGTGTTGTTGGGTACATTTGCAATTTTGTCTATTTTTGGTTTTAGCATTAATACCTTAACCATGTTTGGGATGGTTTTAGCAATAGGTTTATTAGTTGATGATGCGATCGTTGTCATAGAAAATGTCGAGCGTGTCATTGTCGAAGAGAAATTAGAACCGAAGGCAGCCACTCGTCGTTCCATGGCGCAAATTCAAGGGGCTTTGGTAGGAATTGCGACAGTATTATCAGCTGTTTTCATTCCAATGTCTTTTTTTGGCGGATCAACAGGGGCAATTTATCGGCAGTTTTCCCTTACGATTGTATCTGCTATGGTACTTTCTGTTTTGGTTGCTTTAATTTTAACTCCTGCACTTTGTGCAACTCTCTTAAAACCAATGTCAGTGAAAGAAATCCATCAGCGAAAAGGATTTTTTGGTTGGTTTAATCATAGTTTTGAACGTGTTACTCACCTCTATCACGATGCGGTTAAAAAAATTCTTTATCAAACCGGGCGGTATTTACTGATTTATTTATTAATTGTTGTGGGTGTGGGCTATTTATTTCTTACATTGCCTTCATCTTTTTTACCTGACGAGGATCAGGGAATGTTGCTAACGATGATGCAATTACCTGCAGGTGCTACCATAGAACGCACACAAAAAGTTGCTGATCAAGTAACGGACTACTACCTTACAAAAGAAAAAAACAATGTCGTTTCCGTGTTTACAGTGGTTGGTTTTGGCTTTAATGGTCAAGGACAAAATACCGGGCTTGCGTTTGTTACCCTAAAAGATTGGGACGAACGTAAGGGGGCTGCAAATAAAGTCGATGGCATTATCTCAAGAGCAACGAATGCTTTTTCACATATTAAAGATGGATTGGTTTTTCCCTTCAATTTACCTGCGATTATTGACTTGGGTACTGCTACAGGTTTTGATTTTGAATTGATTGATAGAGGTGCTGTAGGCCATGAAAAATTAACTGCAGCGCGTAATAAACTTTTGGAGATGGTAAAAAAACACCCTGAAACGCTAGTACGTGTTCGTCCTAATGGATTAGAGGATACACCACAATTTAAGCTTGAGATTGATCAGGAAAAAGCAGAGGCTTTGGGTGCTTCAATTAATGATATTAATCAAACAATTTCCACTAATTTAGGAAGCACCTATGTCAATGATTTTATTGATAGAGGCCGAGTGAAGAAAGTGTATGTACAAGCTGAGGCTAAATTTCGCATGCTACCAAACGATATCAAAGAGTGGTATGTCAGAGGACAAGATGGACAAATGATTCCATTTTCAGCATTTGCTACGAGTCGTTGGGAATTTGGTTCGCCGCGTTTGGAACGCTACAATGGTTTGCCATCTATGGAGATTTTGGGAGAAGCTGCACCAGGTAAAAGTACGGGTGAAGCAATGCTATTAATGGAAAAATTGGCATCCAAACTTCCTGCTGGGATAGGTTATGATTGGACCGGTATGTCTTATCAGGAACGTTTATCTGGCTCTCAAGCGCCTATGCTCTATACAATTTCACTAATCGTCATTTTTTTATGTCTGGCGGCATTATATGAAAGTTGGTCTATTCCTTTTTCAGTCATGTTGGTAGTGCCTTTAGGTGTTATTGGGGCATTATTGGCTACCTCATTGCGAGGATTAAGTAATGAT contains:
- a CDS encoding efflux RND transporter permease subunit, with the translated sequence MSNFFIDRPIFAWVLAILVMLAGVIAIFNLPIAQYPTVAPPAIQIAATYPGADAATVADTVTQVIEQNMSGIDKLLYISSQSDSSGSVTITLTFDASADPDIAQVQVQNKLQLAMPLLPQEVQELGVNVKKSSSGYLLVLGVISEDGSMDQYDLADYLASNIQDPVSRLNGVGDVELFGAQYAMRIWLDPHKLNNYQLMPSDVILAIRAQNNQIAAGQLGGTPAVANQQLNASIIAQTRLKTPEEFGKILLKVNKDGSQVRLKDVAHIELGGENYVMISRYNGTPAAGLGIKLATGANALDTAAIIKNEIAEMAPFFPKGFKVVYPYDTTPFVKISIEEVVKTLIEAIILVFLVMYLFLQNFRATLIPTIAVPVVLLGTFAILSIFGFSINTLTMFGMVLAIGLLVDDAIVVIENVERVIVEEKLEPKAATRRSMAQIQGALVGIATVLSAVFIPMSFFGGSTGAIYRQFSLTIVSAMVLSVLVALILTPALCATLLKPMSVKEIHQRKGFFGWFNHSFERVTHLYHDAVKKILYQTGRYLLIYLLIVVGVGYLFLTLPSSFLPDEDQGMLLTMMQLPAGATIERTQKVADQVTDYYLTKEKNNVVSVFTVVGFGFNGQGQNTGLAFVTLKDWDERKGAANKVDGIISRATNAFSHIKDGLVFPFNLPAIIDLGTATGFDFELIDRGAVGHEKLTAARNKLLEMVKKHPETLVRVRPNGLEDTPQFKLEIDQEKAEALGASINDINQTISTNLGSTYVNDFIDRGRVKKVYVQAEAKFRMLPNDIKEWYVRGQDGQMIPFSAFATSRWEFGSPRLERYNGLPSMEILGEAAPGKSTGEAMLLMEKLASKLPAGIGYDWTGMSYQERLSGSQAPMLYTISLIVIFLCLAALYESWSIPFSVMLVVPLGVIGALLATSLRGLSNDVYFQVGLLTTIGLSAKNAILIVEFAKDLIEKEGKSLVEATLEASRMRLRPILMTSMAFIFGVLPLVVSTGAGSGAQNAVGTGVAGGMFTATILAIFFVPVFFVVVRRYFSKDKE